The following are encoded together in the Odocoileus virginianus isolate 20LAN1187 ecotype Illinois chromosome 28, Ovbor_1.2, whole genome shotgun sequence genome:
- the POLD4 gene encoding DNA polymerase delta subunit 4 isoform X1 translates to MGRKRLITDSYPVVKRREGSAGHSKGELAPELGEEPLPLSVDEAELELLRQFDLAWQYGPCTGLSPFHSYRDHTVAALASGRADGPKASPRSASGAAEPPRGSPLPVQPLAFLPPLTRHRRPPACYLRTGHKPEPVAAPRLSSAVENIWQKRGSQGRKEAESGGLTSRVPGPSLRINTAEARCPLHGEWSLRTRAWP, encoded by the exons ATGGGCCGGAAACGGCTCATCACTGACTCCTACCCTGTAGTGAAGCGGAGGGAGGGCTCCGCTGGGCACAGCAAGGGGGAGTTGGCACCAGAGCTAG GGGAAGAGCCCCTACCCCTGAGCGTGGATGAAGCGGAGCTGGAGCTGCTGAGGCAGTTTGACCTGGCCTGGCAGTACGGGCCCTGCACAG GCCTGTCTCCTTTCCACTCCTACAGGGATCACACGGTTGCAGCGCTGGCATCGGGCAGAGCAGATGGGCCTAAAGCCTCCCCCAGAAGTGCGTCAGGTGCTGCAGAGCCACCCCGGGGATCCCCGCTTCCAGTGCAG CCTCTGGCATTTCTACCCCCTCTGACGCGCCACCGAAGACCTCCCGCCTGCTACTTGAGAACCGGACACAAGCCAGAGCCAGTTGCTGCCCCACGGCTCAGCTCTGCCGTGGAGAACATTTGGCAGAAAAGAGGCtcacagggaaggaaagaggctGAATCTGGAGGTCTAACCAGCAGGGTTCCAGGGCCCTCTCTGAGAATCAACACTGCGGAAGCCAGGTGCCCCCTACACGGAGAGTGGTCTCTGAGGACAAGGGCCTGGCCATGA
- the POLD4 gene encoding DNA polymerase delta subunit 4 isoform X2: protein MGRKRLITDSYPVVKRREGSAGHSKGELAPELGEEPLPLSVDEAELELLRQFDLAWQYGPCTGITRLQRWHRAEQMGLKPPPEVRQVLQSHPGDPRFQCSLWHFYPL from the exons ATGGGCCGGAAACGGCTCATCACTGACTCCTACCCTGTAGTGAAGCGGAGGGAGGGCTCCGCTGGGCACAGCAAGGGGGAGTTGGCACCAGAGCTAG GGGAAGAGCCCCTACCCCTGAGCGTGGATGAAGCGGAGCTGGAGCTGCTGAGGCAGTTTGACCTGGCCTGGCAGTACGGGCCCTGCACAG GGATCACACGGTTGCAGCGCTGGCATCGGGCAGAGCAGATGGGCCTAAAGCCTCCCCCAGAAGTGCGTCAGGTGCTGCAGAGCCACCCCGGGGATCCCCGCTTCCAGTGCAG CCTCTGGCATTTCTACCCCCTCTGA